Proteins encoded together in one Mycobacterium simiae window:
- a CDS encoding ArsR/SmtB family transcription factor: MVTYQADGDAWIALADPTRRAILNRLAHGPAAVGELARQLPVSRPAVSQHLRVLKCAGLVRDRAAGTRRVYQLDPTGLAALRTELDRFWTQALTGYAAKFNETEGHSS, encoded by the coding sequence GTGGTCACTTACCAAGCGGATGGTGACGCCTGGATCGCCCTTGCGGACCCAACACGCCGGGCCATCCTGAATCGGCTCGCGCACGGGCCGGCAGCTGTCGGTGAGCTGGCCCGGCAGCTGCCCGTCAGCAGGCCGGCCGTGTCTCAGCACCTCAGGGTGCTCAAATGTGCAGGGCTGGTGCGCGATCGCGCGGCGGGAACCCGGCGCGTCTACCAACTCGACCCCACGGGTTTGGCAGCGCTGCGCACCGAGCTGGACCGGTTCTGGACGCAGGCACTGACCGGCTACGCCGCCAAGTTCAACGAGACCGAAGGACACTCGTCATGA
- a CDS encoding maleylpyruvate isomerase family mycothiol-dependent enzyme, with the protein MTAPSLMTMAHTERSDLADFLATLAPQDWQAPSLCSRWTVKDVVAHIVSYEELGPLGLVKRFAKGWVVRANQVGVDEYSALSAPQLLAFLRDHLQPRGLTAGFGGMIALVDGTIHHQDIRRPLGRPRSIPHDRLQRVLQLVPGNPRLGAGRRIRGLRLRATDVDWVHGDGPEVSGPGEALLMTMSGRRAALADLTGPGHATLAARLPD; encoded by the coding sequence ATGACAGCGCCTTCCCTGATGACCATGGCCCACACCGAACGGTCCGACCTGGCGGATTTTCTGGCCACACTGGCGCCCCAGGATTGGCAGGCGCCCAGCCTTTGTTCCAGGTGGACGGTCAAAGATGTTGTCGCACACATTGTTAGCTACGAGGAGCTCGGCCCACTTGGGCTAGTGAAGCGTTTCGCGAAGGGCTGGGTAGTCCGGGCGAACCAGGTGGGTGTCGACGAGTACAGCGCGCTGAGCGCGCCACAACTGCTGGCATTCCTGCGTGACCACCTCCAACCGCGGGGGTTGACGGCAGGTTTTGGTGGCATGATCGCGCTGGTCGACGGCACGATCCATCACCAGGACATCCGCCGACCGCTTGGTCGCCCGCGCAGCATCCCGCACGACCGGCTCCAACGTGTGCTTCAACTGGTGCCAGGCAACCCGCGGCTCGGTGCCGGCCGCCGAATCAGGGGCCTTCGGCTGCGCGCCACCGATGTCGACTGGGTACACGGCGACGGGCCCGAGGTGAGCGGGCCGGGCGAAGCGTTACTGATGACGATGAGCGGCCGTCGCGCCGCCCTGGCCGACCTCACGGGCCCCGGTCACGCCACGCTGGCCGCACGGCTGCCCGACTAG
- a CDS encoding arabinosyltransferase domain-containing protein: MPHDGNERSQRIVRVVAVVAGLAGLLLCLTVPLLPVKQTTATIAWPQGDVDGHVAQVTAPLVSGAPRALDISIPCAAIATLPANGGLVISTLPTGGVDPGKNGLFVRADKDVVVVAFRDTVAAVAKRAAVATGACSVLHVWADTGAAGADFVGIPGAAGTLSAEKKPQIGGIFTDLKVPAQPGLSARVDIDTRFIAAPTAVKKLVLAGGALAVLVAILALVVLDRHSRGATLTSWRSPLRRLSRDRTGARWAARWRTGWATVLADVGVVATLLVWHVIGATSSDDGYNLTIARVAPKAGYVANYYRYFGTTEAPFDWYLSVLSKLASVSTAGVWMRLPATLAGIACWLIISHWGLRRLGPGRGGLGSNTVAVLTGGMVFVAAWLPFNNGLRPEPLIALGVIVTWMLVERAIALQRLAPAAVAIVVAVLTVTLAPQGLIAVAALLTGARAIATIIRRRRGRDGLLAPLAVLAASLSLILIVVFRSQTLATVAESARIKYKVGPTIAWYQDWLRYYFLTVESNPDGSMARRFAVLVLFLCLFGMLMVLLRRGRVPGVASGPAWRLIGTTAIGLLVLTFTPTKWAVQFGAFAGLAGALGAVTAFAFARIGLHSRRNLTLYVTALLFVLAVATSGVNGWFYVGNYGVPWYDIQPVIASHPVTSMFLALSIATGLLAAWLHFRMDYAGHTEIKESRRNRILASTPLLVVATIMVLGEVGSLAKGAVFRYPLYTTGKANLAAITSGLSNTSCAMADDVLTEPDPNLGLLQPVPGQTFGPDGPLGGVNPVGFKPDGVGDDLRSYPVVTKPGVVNSDASPNKPNATMTDSAGTAGGRGPVGVNNSNVALPFGLDPARTPVMGSYGENSLAATATSAWYQLPPRTAERPLVVVSASGAIWSYKEDGTFTYGQSLKLQWGVTRPDGTTQPLTEVQPIDIGPEPAWRNLRFPLTWAPPEANVARIVAYDPNLSSDQWFAFTPPRVPVLQTLQQLMGSQTPVLMDIATAANFPCQRPFSEHLGVAELPAYRILPDHKQTASSSNGWEAGEAGGPFLFTQTLLRTSTIATYLRGDWYRDWGSVEQYHQLVPSDEAPNAVVEQGVMTVNGWSRQGPIRALP, translated from the coding sequence GTGCCCCACGACGGTAATGAGCGATCGCAGCGAATCGTCCGCGTGGTCGCCGTCGTCGCCGGGCTCGCGGGTCTGCTGCTGTGCCTCACCGTGCCGCTGCTGCCGGTCAAGCAGACGACCGCCACCATCGCCTGGCCGCAGGGCGACGTGGACGGGCACGTCGCCCAGGTCACCGCCCCCCTGGTGTCCGGCGCGCCGCGCGCGCTCGACATCTCCATCCCGTGCGCGGCGATCGCCACCCTGCCGGCCAACGGCGGACTGGTGATCTCGACCCTGCCGACCGGCGGTGTGGACCCCGGTAAGAACGGGTTGTTCGTCCGCGCCGACAAGGACGTCGTCGTGGTCGCATTCCGGGACACCGTGGCGGCGGTGGCCAAGCGCGCGGCCGTCGCCACGGGCGCCTGCAGCGTGCTGCACGTGTGGGCCGACACCGGGGCGGCGGGCGCCGATTTCGTCGGCATACCGGGCGCGGCCGGAACACTGTCCGCCGAGAAGAAGCCCCAGATCGGCGGCATCTTCACCGATCTGAAAGTGCCAGCCCAGCCGGGGTTATCCGCCCGGGTCGACATCGACACCCGATTCATCGCCGCGCCCACCGCCGTCAAGAAGCTGGTGCTAGCGGGTGGTGCGCTGGCGGTTCTGGTGGCCATCCTCGCTCTCGTCGTGCTAGATCGGCACAGCCGCGGCGCCACGCTGACCAGCTGGCGATCCCCGCTCCGTCGGTTGTCCCGCGACCGTACGGGCGCCCGGTGGGCGGCGCGATGGCGAACCGGTTGGGCAACGGTGCTGGCCGACGTGGGTGTGGTCGCGACGCTGCTGGTCTGGCACGTCATCGGGGCCACCTCCTCCGACGACGGCTACAACCTGACCATCGCACGGGTGGCCCCGAAGGCCGGTTACGTCGCCAATTACTACCGCTACTTCGGGACCACCGAGGCGCCGTTTGACTGGTATCTGTCGGTGCTGTCCAAGTTGGCGTCGGTGAGCACGGCCGGCGTGTGGATGCGGCTACCGGCCACGCTTGCCGGGATCGCCTGTTGGCTGATCATCAGTCATTGGGGGCTGCGCCGGTTGGGGCCGGGGCGGGGCGGCCTGGGCTCGAACACGGTGGCGGTGTTGACCGGGGGCATGGTGTTCGTCGCCGCGTGGTTGCCGTTCAACAACGGCCTGCGCCCCGAGCCACTGATCGCCCTGGGCGTGATCGTCACCTGGATGCTGGTCGAGCGGGCGATCGCGCTGCAGCGGTTGGCGCCCGCCGCCGTGGCCATCGTGGTCGCGGTGCTGACCGTGACCCTCGCCCCGCAGGGGCTGATCGCCGTCGCCGCGCTACTGACCGGAGCGCGCGCCATCGCGACGATCATCCGGCGCCGCCGCGGTCGCGACGGCCTGCTAGCGCCGCTGGCAGTACTGGCGGCGTCGCTGTCGCTGATTCTGATCGTGGTGTTCCGCAGTCAGACGCTGGCCACAGTCGCCGAATCGGCCCGCATCAAATACAAGGTCGGCCCGACGATCGCGTGGTACCAGGACTGGCTGCGCTACTACTTCCTCACCGTGGAGTCCAACCCGGACGGGTCGATGGCGCGACGCTTCGCCGTGTTGGTGCTGTTCCTCTGCCTGTTCGGCATGTTGATGGTGCTGCTGCGCCGGGGCCGGGTCCCGGGCGTGGCCAGCGGCCCGGCGTGGCGGCTGATCGGCACCACGGCAATCGGTCTGCTGGTGCTGACGTTCACGCCGACGAAGTGGGCCGTGCAATTCGGTGCGTTCGCCGGTCTGGCCGGCGCCCTCGGCGCGGTCACCGCGTTCGCTTTCGCGCGTATCGGTCTGCACAGCCGGCGCAACCTGACGCTGTACGTGACGGCGCTGTTGTTCGTGCTGGCGGTGGCCACCTCCGGCGTCAACGGTTGGTTCTACGTCGGCAACTACGGCGTGCCGTGGTACGACATCCAGCCGGTCATCGCCAGCCACCCGGTGACGTCGATGTTCTTGGCGTTGTCGATCGCGACCGGCTTGCTGGCCGCCTGGCTGCACTTCCGGATGGATTACGCGGGGCACACCGAGATCAAGGAAAGCCGGCGCAACCGGATCCTGGCGTCCACCCCGCTGCTGGTGGTGGCGACGATCATGGTGCTGGGCGAAGTCGGTTCCCTGGCCAAGGGCGCGGTGTTCCGCTACCCGCTCTACACCACCGGCAAGGCCAACCTCGCCGCGATCACTTCCGGGTTGTCGAACACCAGCTGCGCGATGGCCGACGATGTGCTGACCGAGCCAGACCCCAATCTGGGCCTGCTGCAACCGGTTCCGGGGCAGACGTTTGGACCGGACGGTCCGCTCGGCGGCGTCAATCCCGTCGGCTTCAAACCCGACGGGGTGGGCGACGACCTGAGGTCCTACCCGGTGGTGACCAAGCCGGGCGTGGTGAATTCGGACGCCTCACCGAACAAACCCAACGCCACCATGACCGACTCCGCGGGCACCGCCGGCGGGCGCGGCCCGGTGGGGGTGAACAACTCGAACGTGGCGCTGCCGTTCGGCCTCGACCCGGCGCGCACACCGGTGATGGGCAGTTACGGCGAGAATTCACTGGCGGCCACCGCCACCTCGGCGTGGTATCAACTGCCACCCCGCACCGCCGAACGCCCGCTGGTGGTGGTGTCGGCGTCCGGGGCCATCTGGTCGTACAAGGAGGACGGCACCTTCACCTACGGGCAGTCACTGAAACTGCAGTGGGGCGTCACCCGGCCCGACGGCACCACCCAGCCGCTCACCGAGGTGCAGCCCATCGACATTGGACCGGAGCCGGCGTGGCGCAATCTGCGCTTCCCGCTGACCTGGGCGCCGCCGGAGGCCAACGTGGCCCGCATCGTGGCCTACGACCCGAACCTCAGTTCGGATCAGTGGTTCGCGTTCACCCCGCCGCGGGTCCCGGTGCTGCAGACCCTGCAGCAGCTGATGGGCTCGCAAACTCCGGTGCTGATGGACATCGCGACCGCCGCGAACTTCCCGTGCCAGCGGCCGTTCTCCGAGCACCTTGGCGTAGCCGAACTTCCGGCCTACCGGATTCTGCCGGACCACAAGCAGACGGCATCGTCGTCGAACGGATGGGAGGCCGGCGAGGCGGGCGGCCCGTTCCTGTTCACCCAGACATTGTTACGCACCTCGACCATCGCGACCTACTTGCGCGGCGACTGGTATCGCGACTGGGGATCGGTCGAGCAATATCACCAGTTGGTGCCCAGTGATGAGGCGCCGAACGCCGTCGTTGAACAGGGTGTGATGACCGTGAACGGCTGGAGCCGGCAGGGACCGATTCGAGCACTGCCATGA
- a CDS encoding SRPBCC family protein, whose translation MTQPRIPTVRHQVIVNAPIDRAFAVFTEQFGDFKPREHNLLAVPIAQTVFEPHAGGHIYDRGVDGSVCRWARVLVYEPPRRLVFTWDISPSWQLEPDLSRTSEVEVRFTAESETRTRVDLEHRHLDRHGPGWRSVADGVDGEAGWPLYLHRYAGLRSVGAQP comes from the coding sequence ATGACTCAGCCGCGCATTCCGACCGTTCGCCATCAAGTGATCGTCAACGCCCCGATCGATCGTGCGTTCGCCGTCTTCACCGAACAATTCGGCGACTTCAAGCCGCGTGAACACAACCTGCTGGCGGTGCCGATCGCCCAGACGGTGTTCGAACCCCACGCGGGAGGCCACATTTATGACCGCGGTGTCGACGGCAGTGTGTGTCGTTGGGCGCGGGTGCTGGTCTACGAGCCGCCCCGGCGGCTGGTCTTCACCTGGGACATCAGCCCGTCGTGGCAACTGGAACCCGACCTGTCGCGGACCAGCGAGGTCGAGGTGCGCTTCACCGCGGAGTCGGAAACCCGCACGCGCGTCGACCTGGAGCACCGTCACCTGGACCGGCACGGCCCGGGATGGCGGTCAGTTGCCGACGGCGTCGACGGCGAGGCCGGATGGCCGTTGTATCTGCACCGCTACGCCGGGCTCCGCTCGGTAGGAGCACAGCCATGA
- a CDS encoding cyclopropane mycolic acid synthase family methyltransferase — translation MAEELTPHFEDVQAHYDLSDDFFRLFLDRTQMYTCAYWLGGEDMTLEQAQIAKIDLSLGKLDLRPGMTLLDLGCGWGAAMKRAIERYDVNVIGLTLSKNQATHAQQMLDELDSPRSKRVLLEGWERFHEPVDRIVAIGPLEHVGYDRYTAFFERAYELLPAGGTFLLHTITVLSEKEIIASGLPLTPAIVEFSDFMKTEIFPGGYLPTIDMVKEFSAKAGFKLKRRQSLQRHYAKTLDVWAEGLAAHKDEAIAIQSEEVYQRYMKYLTGCANLFRKGYTDLNQFTLRK, via the coding sequence ATGGCTGAGGAGCTGACGCCACATTTCGAAGATGTGCAGGCGCACTACGACCTCTCGGACGACTTCTTCCGCTTATTCCTTGACCGCACCCAGATGTATACGTGCGCATACTGGCTCGGCGGTGAGGACATGACACTGGAACAGGCGCAGATCGCCAAGATCGACCTCTCGCTCGGCAAGCTCGACTTGCGGCCCGGCATGACGCTGCTGGACCTCGGCTGCGGGTGGGGCGCCGCCATGAAGCGGGCAATCGAGCGCTACGACGTCAACGTCATCGGCTTGACGCTGTCGAAGAACCAAGCCACGCATGCCCAACAGATGCTCGACGAACTGGACAGCCCGCGCTCCAAGCGGGTGCTGCTGGAGGGCTGGGAGCGGTTTCACGAGCCGGTGGACCGCATCGTGGCGATCGGGCCGCTCGAGCATGTCGGCTACGACCGCTACACCGCGTTCTTCGAGAGGGCATACGAGCTGTTGCCCGCCGGTGGCACATTCTTACTGCACACGATCACGGTCCTGTCCGAAAAAGAGATCATCGCTTCGGGCTTGCCGCTGACACCGGCGATCGTCGAGTTCAGCGACTTCATGAAGACCGAGATCTTCCCCGGCGGCTACCTGCCAACCATCGATATGGTCAAGGAGTTCTCGGCCAAGGCCGGCTTCAAGCTGAAGCGCCGCCAATCGCTGCAGCGACACTACGCAAAGACGTTGGACGTCTGGGCCGAGGGCCTCGCGGCGCACAAGGACGAGGCCATCGCGATTCAATCCGAAGAGGTTTACCAGCGGTACATGAAGTACCTCACCGGTTGTGCGAATCTGTTCCGTAAGGGCTACACCGACCTCAACCAGTTCACCCTGCGCAAGTAG
- a CDS encoding acyl-CoA dehydrogenase family protein: MSDDPRYDLEAVDRLPFSTPEKSRRYQTDHYRGAIGLNWYRTDPTLQFAMAYYLKSDELSVLEPHLDSIGELMGGPVARWAEQTDRNPPRLERYDRWGHDVSQVVMPESFTRAKRAVLDAQQALRADARAAKVSSGLALFASNYLLNQADIGMGCALGTGGGMVQSLVSAYAPADVAEYVLGKFASGEWAGETAQLLTERTGGSDLGALETTARRSGDAWLLNGFKWFASNCAGQAFVVLAKPEGAPDNSRGVANFLVLRTRRDGSRNGVRVRRLKDKLGTRSVASGEVEFVDAEAFLLSEKPSDPASPAGPSDGKGLGRMMELTNAARLGIALFGLANARRALIESLCYARQREAFGSALIDKPLMRRKLAELIVDVEAAQAMVFDGTGAANHRQPRSIRQRIAVPVTKLRVCRLGITAASDAVEIHGGNGYIETWPVARILRDAQVNTIWEGPDNILCLDVRRGIEQSQAHEPLLARMRDAVSVADDDKTTALVARRIEDLDAAIAAWTKLDGAVAEARLFPLAQFMGDVYAAALLIEQAAWERETRAGERKALVAALYARRYLADHGPLRGIDVDTDAALERFDELADGALRLQQQ; the protein is encoded by the coding sequence ATGAGCGACGACCCTCGCTACGACCTTGAGGCAGTGGACCGGCTGCCCTTCTCGACGCCGGAGAAATCGCGGCGCTACCAGACGGACCACTACCGCGGCGCCATCGGGCTCAACTGGTATCGCACCGACCCCACCCTGCAGTTCGCCATGGCGTACTACCTGAAATCCGACGAATTGTCAGTACTGGAACCACATTTGGACAGCATCGGCGAGTTGATGGGCGGGCCGGTGGCACGCTGGGCCGAGCAGACCGACCGCAACCCACCGCGGCTCGAGCGCTATGACCGGTGGGGACACGATGTCAGCCAGGTCGTCATGCCGGAGTCGTTTACCCGGGCCAAGCGCGCGGTCCTGGACGCTCAACAGGCGCTGCGCGCCGACGCACGGGCGGCCAAAGTGAGCTCCGGGTTGGCGTTGTTCGCGTCCAACTATCTGCTCAATCAGGCCGACATCGGGATGGGCTGCGCGCTGGGCACCGGCGGCGGCATGGTCCAGTCGCTGGTGTCCGCGTATGCACCCGCTGATGTGGCCGAGTACGTGCTGGGCAAGTTCGCCTCCGGGGAGTGGGCCGGCGAGACCGCCCAGCTGCTCACCGAGCGCACCGGTGGCTCCGATCTCGGCGCGCTGGAGACGACGGCTCGTCGCAGCGGCGACGCCTGGTTGTTGAACGGGTTTAAATGGTTTGCCTCGAACTGCGCGGGGCAGGCGTTCGTCGTGCTGGCCAAACCCGAAGGGGCTCCGGATAATTCGCGAGGCGTCGCCAACTTCCTGGTGCTACGCACCCGCCGCGACGGCTCCCGCAATGGTGTGCGGGTGCGGCGATTGAAGGACAAACTCGGCACCCGCTCGGTCGCCTCCGGCGAGGTGGAGTTCGTCGACGCCGAGGCGTTCCTGTTGTCGGAGAAGCCAAGCGACCCAGCAAGTCCGGCGGGCCCGTCCGACGGCAAGGGTCTGGGCCGAATGATGGAGCTGACCAACGCCGCCCGCCTGGGCATCGCGTTGTTCGGCTTGGCCAACGCGCGCCGGGCCCTGATCGAGTCGCTGTGTTATGCGCGCCAACGGGAAGCGTTCGGCAGTGCCCTGATCGACAAACCCCTGATGCGACGCAAGCTGGCCGAGCTGATCGTCGACGTCGAAGCCGCCCAGGCGATGGTGTTCGACGGCACCGGCGCCGCCAACCATCGCCAACCCAGAAGCATCCGGCAGCGCATCGCCGTGCCCGTCACCAAGCTCAGGGTGTGCCGGCTGGGTATCACCGCCGCCTCGGACGCCGTCGAAATCCACGGCGGCAATGGCTACATCGAAACATGGCCGGTAGCAAGGATTTTGCGTGACGCGCAGGTCAACACAATTTGGGAGGGGCCGGACAACATCCTGTGCCTGGACGTGCGCCGCGGTATCGAGCAGAGCCAAGCGCACGAGCCGCTGCTGGCGCGAATGCGCGACGCCGTGTCGGTGGCCGACGACGACAAGACCACGGCCCTGGTCGCCCGCCGCATCGAGGACCTCGACGCCGCGATCGCGGCCTGGACGAAACTCGATGGCGCGGTGGCGGAGGCGCGGCTGTTTCCGCTGGCGCAATTCATGGGAGACGTGTACGCGGCGGCGCTGCTGATCGAGCAGGCCGCCTGGGAGCGGGAAACCCGGGCCGGTGAGCGCAAAGCATTGGTGGCCGCTCTGTACGCGCGCCGCTACCTCGCCGACCACGGACCGCTGCGCGGCATCGACGTCGACACCGACGCGGCGTTGGAGCGCTTCGACGAGCTGGCCGACGGTGCGCTGCGGCTACAACAGCAATAG
- a CDS encoding arabinosyltransferase domain-containing protein, producing MSVVHHDEQTTADTGTRDTVRVTRWVATVAGLIGFLLSVATPLLPVVQTTAQLNWPQNGQLNSVTAPLISLSPVDVTVTVPCAVVRDLPPDGGVVLSTAPKKGKDAALNALFVVVNSKRVDVTDRNVVIASAAREQAASPQCQRIEITSTRAGTFATFVGLTDRAAKPLSGGFADPNLRPQIVGVFTDLSGPAPPGLNFSATIDTRFSTTPTTLKLLAMVGAILATIVSLIALWRLDQLDGRRMHRLIPTRWKKFTLTDATVIFGFVLWHVIGANSSDDGYILGMARVADHAGYMSNYFRWFGSPEDPFGWYYNLLALMTHVSDDSLWMRLPDLVAGLVCWLLLSREVLPRLGPAVTSSKAANWAAALVLLTAWMPFDNGLRPEPIIALGSLITYVLIERSMCASRLTPAALAVITAAFTLGVQPTGLIAVAALVAGGRPILRILVKRHRLVGTWPLVAPMLAAGFVILTVVFADQTLSTVLEATRIRTAIGPSQAWYTENLRYYYLILPTVDGSLSRRFGFLLSALCLFTAVFIMLRRKRVPGVARGPAWRLMGVIFGTMFFLMFTPTKWVHHFGLFAAVGAAMAALTTVLVSPKVLRWSRNRMAFLSAVMFVLALCFATTNGWWYVSSYGVPFNNSMPRISGISISTIFFALFAITAVYAAWLHFADPSHGEGRLARALTAAPVPLAAGFMALVFVGSMAAGIVRQYPTYSNAWDNLREFSGGCGLADDVLVEPDSNAGFMAPVKTGEPENYGPLGPLGGVNPTGFTPNGVPDRTLAESVKETAVPQPGTDYDWDAPLKLTKPGINGSTVPLPYGLDPDQVPVAGSYTTGAQQQSRLTSAWYQLPKPDDGHPLIVVTAAGTISGNSILHHHTNGQTVELELGRPGPDGSVLPAGRLVPYDLYGEQPKVWRNLRFARSQMPADTVAVRVVADDLSLTPDDWIAVTPPRVPELRSLQEYVGSSQPVLMDWAVGLAFPCQHPMLHSYGVTEIPKFRITPDYNAKKQDTDTWQDGVNGGLLGITDLLLRAHVMSTYLSQDWGRDWGSLRKFDTIADAQPAQIDLGKATRTGWWSPGQIRIKP from the coding sequence ATGAGCGTTGTCCACCACGATGAGCAGACCACCGCCGACACCGGTACCCGCGACACCGTACGGGTGACGCGCTGGGTGGCGACCGTCGCCGGGCTGATCGGATTTTTGTTGTCCGTCGCGACACCGCTATTGCCGGTCGTGCAGACGACGGCGCAGCTCAACTGGCCGCAGAACGGCCAGCTCAATAGCGTGACGGCACCGCTGATCTCGCTGTCTCCCGTGGATGTGACGGTCACCGTGCCGTGCGCGGTGGTGCGCGACTTACCGCCCGACGGTGGTGTCGTACTGAGCACCGCGCCCAAGAAGGGCAAGGACGCCGCGCTCAACGCGCTGTTCGTCGTTGTGAACAGCAAACGCGTCGACGTCACCGACCGCAACGTGGTGATCGCCAGCGCCGCGCGCGAGCAGGCCGCATCCCCGCAATGTCAGCGCATCGAGATAACCTCCACGCGCGCTGGCACTTTCGCGACCTTCGTCGGGCTCACCGATCGGGCGGCCAAGCCACTATCCGGCGGTTTCGCCGATCCCAACCTGCGCCCCCAAATCGTCGGGGTGTTCACCGACCTCAGCGGTCCCGCGCCGCCGGGGCTGAACTTCTCGGCGACCATCGACACCCGCTTCTCCACCACGCCAACGACTTTGAAGCTGCTGGCGATGGTGGGCGCCATCCTGGCCACCATCGTCTCGCTGATCGCGCTGTGGCGGCTCGACCAGTTGGACGGCCGGCGCATGCATCGGCTGATCCCGACGCGGTGGAAAAAGTTCACCCTCACCGACGCCACGGTCATCTTCGGGTTCGTGCTGTGGCATGTGATCGGAGCGAACTCCTCCGACGACGGCTACATCCTCGGCATGGCCCGGGTCGCCGACCACGCGGGCTACATGTCCAACTACTTCCGCTGGTTCGGCAGCCCGGAGGACCCGTTCGGGTGGTACTACAACCTGCTGGCCCTGATGACCCACGTCAGCGACGACAGCCTGTGGATGCGGCTGCCCGACCTGGTCGCCGGGCTGGTGTGCTGGCTGCTGCTGTCGCGTGAGGTGCTGCCCCGGCTGGGGCCCGCGGTGACCTCGAGCAAGGCCGCGAACTGGGCGGCGGCCCTGGTGCTGCTGACCGCCTGGATGCCGTTCGACAACGGCCTGCGCCCCGAGCCCATCATCGCGCTCGGCTCGCTAATCACCTACGTACTGATCGAGCGTTCGATGTGCGCATCCCGGCTGACGCCGGCGGCGCTGGCCGTCATCACCGCGGCGTTCACCCTGGGCGTGCAGCCGACCGGGCTGATCGCCGTGGCCGCACTGGTTGCCGGTGGCCGCCCCATCCTGCGCATCCTGGTCAAACGGCATCGACTGGTGGGGACCTGGCCGCTGGTGGCGCCGATGCTGGCCGCCGGGTTCGTCATCCTCACCGTGGTGTTCGCCGACCAGACACTGTCAACGGTGTTGGAAGCCACCAGGATTCGCACCGCGATCGGGCCCAGCCAGGCCTGGTACACCGAGAACCTGCGCTACTACTACCTGATCCTGCCCACCGTCGACGGGTCGCTGTCCCGCCGATTCGGGTTCCTGCTGTCCGCGCTGTGCTTGTTCACGGCGGTGTTCATCATGTTGCGCCGCAAGCGAGTTCCCGGCGTAGCCCGCGGCCCGGCGTGGCGGCTGATGGGTGTCATCTTCGGCACCATGTTCTTCCTAATGTTCACCCCCACCAAGTGGGTGCACCATTTCGGCCTGTTCGCCGCGGTGGGCGCCGCGATGGCCGCGCTGACGACGGTGCTGGTGTCGCCGAAAGTGCTGCGTTGGTCGCGTAACCGGATGGCGTTCCTGTCGGCAGTGATGTTCGTGTTGGCGCTGTGTTTTGCCACCACCAACGGCTGGTGGTATGTCTCCAGCTATGGCGTGCCGTTCAACAACAGCATGCCGAGAATCAGCGGAATATCGATTAGCACAATCTTTTTCGCGCTGTTCGCGATCACGGCGGTGTATGCCGCCTGGTTGCATTTCGCGGACCCCAGCCACGGCGAAGGCCGGTTGGCGCGGGCGCTGACGGCGGCACCCGTCCCGTTGGCCGCCGGGTTCATGGCGCTGGTATTCGTGGGGTCGATGGCGGCCGGCATCGTGCGCCAGTACCCCACCTATTCCAATGCCTGGGACAACCTGCGGGAGTTCAGCGGCGGCTGCGGTCTGGCCGACGACGTGCTCGTCGAACCGGACAGCAACGCCGGGTTCATGGCGCCGGTGAAAACCGGCGAGCCGGAGAATTACGGCCCGTTGGGGCCGCTGGGTGGGGTGAACCCGACCGGGTTCACCCCCAACGGGGTGCCGGACCGCACCCTGGCCGAGTCGGTCAAGGAAACCGCGGTGCCGCAGCCCGGGACCGACTACGACTGGGATGCGCCTCTCAAGCTGACGAAGCCGGGCATCAACGGCTCGACGGTGCCGCTGCCCTACGGGCTCGACCCCGATCAGGTTCCGGTCGCGGGCAGCTACACCACCGGCGCCCAACAGCAGAGCAGGCTGACCTCGGCGTGGTACCAGCTGCCCAAGCCCGACGATGGACACCCGCTCATCGTGGTGACCGCCGCGGGCACGATCTCCGGCAACAGCATCCTGCACCATCACACCAACGGGCAGACCGTGGAACTGGAATTGGGCAGACCCGGTCCCGACGGCTCGGTGCTGCCGGCCGGCCGGCTGGTGCCCTATGACCTGTACGGCGAACAGCCGAAGGTCTGGCGGAACCTGCGCTTCGCCCGCTCCCAGATGCCCGCCGACACGGTCGCGGTGCGGGTGGTCGCCGACGATCTATCCCTGACGCCGGACGACTGGATCGCCGTCACGCCGCCGCGGGTCCCGGAGTTGCGCTCGTTGCAGGAGTACGTGGGCTCGTCGCAACCCGTGTTGATGGACTGGGCGGTCGGATTGGCGTTCCCGTGCCAGCACCCGATGCTGCATTCCTACGGCGTCACCGAAATTCCGAAGTTTCGCATCACCCCGGACTACAACGCGAAGAAACAGGACACCGACACCTGGCAGGACGGCGTCAACGGTGGTTTGCTGGGGATTACCGATTTATTATTGCGGGCGCACGTCATGTCGACATATCTGTCCCAGGACTGGGGCCGTGACTGGGGTTCGCTGCGGAAGTTCGACACCATTGCTGATGCTCAACCGGCACAGATCGACCTCGGGAAGGCCACCCGCACCGGATGGTGGTCGCCCGGCCAAATCCGCATCAAGCCGTAG